The Babylonia areolata isolate BAREFJ2019XMU chromosome 2, ASM4173473v1, whole genome shotgun sequence genome segment cttcagggaacagtgcaggggggactctccaggaccatccttcagggaacagtgcaggggggactctccaggaccatctttcagggaacagtgcaggggggactctccaggaccatccttcagggaacagtgcaggggggactctctaagaccatccttcagggaacagtgcagggggactCGCTAAGACCAtctttcagggaacagtgcaggggggactctccaggaccatccttcagggaacagtgcaggggggactctctaagaccatccttcagggaacagtgcaggggggactctccaggaccatccttcagggaacagtgcaggggggactctctaagaccatccttcagggaacagtgcaggggggactctccaggaccttccttcagggaacagtgcaggggggactctctaagatcatccttcagggaacagtgcaggggggactctccaggaccatccttcagggaacagtgcaggggggactctctaagaccatcctccagggaacagtgcaggggggactctctaagaccatcctccagggaacagtgcaggggggactctctaagaccatccttcagggaacagtgcaggggggactctctaagaccatccttcagggaacagtgcaggggggactctctaagaccatccttcagagaacagtgcaggggggactctccaggaccatcctccagggaacagtgcagggggggactctccaggaccatccttcagggaacagtgcaggggggactctctAAGACCATCCTCCAGGGAACAGTGGGGGGGGGACTCTCTAAGACCATCCTTcagagaacagtgcaggggggactctccaggaccatcctccagggaacagtgcagggggggactctccaggaccatccttcagggaacagtgcaggggggactctccaggaccttccttcagggaacagtgcagaggGGACTCTCTAAGatcatccttcagggaacagtgcaggggggactctccaggaccatccttcagggaacagtgcaggggggactctctaagaccatcctccagggaacagtgcaggggggactctctaagaccatcctccagggaacagtgcaggggggactctctaagaccatccttcagggaacagtgcaggggggactctctaagaccatccttcagggaacagtgcaggggggactctctaagaccatccttcagagaacagtgcaggggggactctccaggaccatcctccagggaacagtgcagggggggactctccaggaccatccttcagggaacagtgcaggcgggactctctaagaccatcctccagggaacagtgggggggggggactctctaagaccatccttcagagaacagtgcaggggggactctccaggaccatcctccagggaacagtgcagggggggactctccaggaccatccttcagggaacagtgcaggggggactctctaagacccttcagggaacagtgcaggggggactctctaagaccatcctccagggaacagtgcaggggggactctccaggaccatccttcagggaacagtgcagggggggactctccaggaccatccttcagggaacagtgcaggggggactctctaagaccatccttcagagaacagtgcaggggggactctccaggaccatccttcagggaacagtgcaggggggactctccaggaccatccttcagggaacagtgcaggggggactctctaagaccatcctccagggaacagtgcagggggactctctaagaccatcctccagggaacagtgcaggggggactctctaagaccatcctccagggaacagtgcaggggggactctccaggaccatccttcagggaacagtgcagggggggactctccaggaccatccttcagggaacagtgcaggggggactctctaagaccatccttcagagaacagtgcaggggggactctccaggaccatccttcagggaacagtgcaggggggactctccaggaccatccttcagggaacagtgcaggggggactctctaagaccatcctccagggaacagtgcaggggggactctctaagaccatcctccagggaacagtgcaggggggactctctaagaccatcctccagggaacagtgcaggggggaaggagacgaggcagacagcgaaagacgTGGACAGACAACACCACAGAGTGGGCAGAGAGGAGCTCAGACCTCACCCCACGACCTCAGTCCAGAAATGGAGCATGTTGGTGATAGGTTCAGCAGTGCAACGACCCCACGCCCATAGGGGGTCTGAGAACCAGTGACCGTGACAGTCCTGTTTGTGGGGCTGCCGTTACCAACGACAACACTCACCGTCGGCCTCCGCCCCCTTGTCACAACTCTCCAGTTCACTGCGCTGTAGAGACTTTTGGACCATGGTGTTCTAAAAAatcaatgtgtgtgagtgtgtgtgtgtgtgtgtgtgtgtgtgtgctcaccctCCATTCCCACTGTGTCTCATCACACACATTGCCGGCTACCCTTCCTCTCACCCACCATCCACACTTCCCACCcgttcacggacacacacacacacacacacacacacacacacacacacacacacacacacacacacacacacacacacacacacacacactcgcgcgcacacacacacacacacacacacacacacacactcgcgcacacacacacacacacacacacacacacactcacgcacacacacacacacacacacacacacacacacacacacacacacacacacaccacctccaccatccatTCCATCCACCATTACccaaaccaaatcaaactgaCGAATAGAACGACaacctttcttcctctttttttttccagtgagtcTGTGACGCGAAAGCCACGCAGCAGTAAACAAGGTGACCCACATTGCCGACAATTCAAGCCAACCAATTCACTCCCTACCAACTccacgctcccccccacccccacccccacccacacacccacccaccatcaccacctcctccccctccacactccaccaATCCCAGGTACGCAGGCGGGCAGGGCGCGGAGAGAGGAGCCTTTCCCACATCATTCACCCACGCAGTCGCCAGCGAGGAAAGACGCTTAGTAGCTCTGTCCAGCACAAGACTTTAATAAGCGAacagccttcttcttctgcaatcaTGGGTGAGTGGCAAAACGGGCTTTTCGGTTGCTTCAACAACTGCGGCATCTGCATCATTACCTACTTCGTTCCGTGCGTCACCGCTGGCAAGAACGCGGAGGCTGTAGGGGAGAGCTGCTGCCTGTATGGCTTCCTGTCCACTCTGGGCCCCGTGGGTGTGTGGTCCCGCGCCAAGGTCCGCGGCAAGATCCGAGAGAGCAAGGGCATTGATGTGAGTCCCATGATGAGTGTTCTGTCACATGCTGCCTgtcgttctgttgttgttctttttggtttggtttggttttgtattttttggttttagtttttgccttttgttgttgttttgcttgggatttttttctttcttttttggggagggggggggggggggggggggggggattgagtgtTGGAGATTTCAGAACCTGCGTTAGTTTGTTTCTCGGTTTGTTTGTCGCTTggtccctctcgctctttctctccttctttctcattgtctgtttgactgaatgaataaataagtgaactTAAAAGAAAAATAGCATATGAATATATGGCCATTGTTTAAACAAGTGATGACTGATGTGAAACAGACATGAGGGTGGCATAGATGTTGCAGACTGCAGGACCTGAACAAGTTGACAATGACGAACACGGCCACTACATTGtccattgtttctctctctctctctctctctctctctctctcaagctctaccccccaccctctctttctctctcactcactcgcctAATCTCTGACCACTTGAgacagaattgaaaaaaaaaagaaaacgatttCTAAACTTTACCGGTTCACAAACAACTGTTAGAATGGTATCCTTCAATTGCCAAGTAgacagattttgtttttcctgctgTAAGAATGAGACAAGAAGTTAATATAAATCAAATGACTTATACACTACCCCAAAACACGtgtcaatgaatgaatgactcaTATCACATAATACTACATACTACCCCAAGACATATGTCAATAAATGAATGGCTCATATCACATAATACTACATACTACCCCAAAACACGTGTCAATAAATGAATGGCTCATATCACATAATACTACATACTACCCCAAAACACGTGTCAATAAATGAATGGTTCATATCACATAATACTACATACTACCCCAAGACATGTCAATAAATGAAATGATTCATATCACATAATACTACATACTACCCCAAGACATATGTCAATAAATGAAATAGCTCATATCACATAATACTACATACTACCCCAAGACATATGTCAATAAATGAAATGGTTCATATCACATAATACTACATACTACCCCAAGACATATATCAATAAATGAAATGATTCATATCACATAATACTACATATTACCCCAAGGCATATGTCAATAAATGAAATGGTTCATATCACATAATACTACATACTACCCCAAGACATATATCAATAAATGAAATGGTTCATATCACATAATACTACATACTACCCCAAGACATACATCAATAAATGAAATGGTTCATATCACATAATACTACATACTACCCCAAGACATATGTCAATAAATGAATGGCTCATATCACATAATACTACATACTACCCCAAAACACGTGTCAATAAATGAATGGTTCATATCACATAATACTACATACTACCCCAAGACATATATCAATAAATGAAATGGTTCATATCACATAATGCTACATACTACCCCAAGACACACGTCGATGGCATTTCCATTAATCACCAGTACAAACGTCATGGGCACTTTACAATGAATGGTAAGCAGTTTTCTGACGTTGCACTCAAAGAACAGGAAAAATGAGCAGTAAATTTCAGATTGATCCACACCTGGTCTAAAGTGATGTTCTTGCATATCTTGTAAATCTTTACTTTGACTGTacacttcctcttccctcttccaccgtgtgtgtacatgcctatGGCTGAAGCATACTGAATCATCTGAATGCGTGAGtcttaagtcacacacacacacacacacacacacacacacacacacacacacagtatgttcTGTCCCTCTCTTGTGACGAGCCTAGAAGCAAAGTTCTCTACAGTTTGTGTTTCAGACATAAaaggaattgattgattgattgattgaaagctAATTCCCGTCAAAGCGATACACagtgttcacaaaaagttaagcacCACCACTTGGGAAACAGTTTTTCTTCCTGGGGACATGGCAAAATGAAGCTGACTGCCCGGCAGGCAGACTGCAGTGAATGCAGAGACTACACTGAACACCGTTCACTATCAGGGGAGATTCCTTCCACttgatttgatatatatatatatatatatatatatatatatatatatatatatcgagagagagagagagagagataatatatatatatatatatatatatgtgtgtgtgtgtgtgtgtgtgtgtgttcttgtagtATAGATATACAGGGTATTTATGATTATATTTTGATATGTTCTTGTATGAACAAGGTGGGGCCCCAGATAAATGTTTATGACATTAGTGCCTACACTTTGTGGTCATTGTAAATCCTGATGACAGCCAGAGGACCTCTCGAAAAGACGTCATCAAATCCGCAGTAGAGTCGTTGAGAGCAGGATGCCATTTGAAAACCACACGACAGCGCTCGCGTGCACACGTGTGAGAATtccgttgtcacacacacacacacacacacacgcacacacacacacacacacacacacacacacacacgcacgcacgcacgcacgcacgcacacacacacacacacacacacagtggaaagagagataaaagataaaagaaagaaagaaaggagcggacatacagacagacagacagacagaattacagacagactacagacgaacatacagacaaacagacacacagacagacaggcagacagacagagagggagaaaaatgaATTCTTGGCTGATGACTGAAAGTACACTGTAAACGTTCTGGTGCTCGTGTttggtttgcttgtgtgtgtgtgtgtgtgtgtgtgtgtgtgtgtgtgtgtgcatgcgcgcgcgtacacactcacacacacacacgcacaccaccaccaccaccaccaccaccactgtaccacacacaacatacattgcATGGCATTACATTACAGTTGGTTGCATTGATTGCATTACGTTAGAGGCGTGCAGACACGGAGGCACTGTAGACAGGTTCAGTTTCTTCTTGTGCATTGAAAGTGACGCAGCTTTGCAcgtgttgctttgcgttgcattgcattccatcacattgcattgcattacgtcACGCTACAGTGCATTACGTTGCATTACTTTACAGGGCATTGCATTACGTTACGTTACATTACGTTACCTTACTTTACAGGGCATTACGTTACGTTACATTACGTTACTTTACAAGGCGTTACGTTACATTACGTTACTTTACAGGGCATTGCGTTACGTTCCGTTACATTGCATTATGTTACGTTACATTACGTTACGTTACATGGCATTACGTTACGTTACATAGCATTACGTAACGACCCAACTTTAGATGGCATCACGTTACATTACATTACGTAGCATTACGTTACATTATTTTGCATGGTGTTTTGGTACATTACGTTACATTGAATTACGGTAGTTTACTTTACATAGCATTGTGTTACTACTCCGTTACGTTACATTGCTTTACGGCACCTGACTTTACATGGCTTTGCGTTGTGTTACCTAACTTTACATGACATTACGATATGTTACGTTTCATTTCGTTGCCTAACTTTACATGACATTACGGTATGTTACGGTTCATTACGTTGCCTAACTTTACATGACATTACGATATGTTACGGTTCATTACGTTGCCTAACTGTATTGGCATTACGTTACGTTGCATTGCATCACGTTACCTCACGTTACATGACTGTGCGTTACTTCACCTTACGTTACATGACTGTGCGTTACTTCACCTCACGTTACATGGCTGTGTGTTACTTTACCTCACGTTACATGGCTGTGTGTTACTTCACCTCACGTTACATGTCTGTGCGTTACTTCACCTCACGTTACATGGCTGTGTTACATGGCTGTGTGTTACTTTACCTCACGTTACATGGCTGTGTGTTACTTCACCTCACGTTACATGGCTGTGCGTTACTTCACCTCACGTTACATGGCTGTGTGTTACTTTACCTTACGTTACATGGCTGTGTGTTACTTTACCTCACGTTACATGGCTGTGTGTTACTTTACCTCACGTTACATGGCTGTGTGTTACTTCACCTCACGTTACATGGCTGTGCGTTACTTTACCTTACGTTACATGGCTGTGTGTTACTTTACCTCACGTTACATGGCTGTGTGTTACTTTACCTCACGTTACATGGCTGTGTGTTACTTTACCTTACGTTACATGGCTGTGTGTTACTTCACCTCACGTTACATGGCTGTGTGTTACTTTACCTCACGTTACATGGCTGTGCGTTACTTCACCTCACGTGACATGCATTCCATCACATCCTGATTATTACAATGTATCGCATGAAGTTGGGATGCATTCCATCACATCCTGATTATTACACTGTATCGCATGAAGTTGGGATGCATTCCATCACATCG includes the following:
- the LOC143296397 gene encoding uncharacterized protein LOC143296397; the encoded protein is MGEWQNGLFGCFNNCGICIITYFVPCVTAGKNAEAVGESCCLYGFLSTLGPVGVWSRAKVRGKIRESKGIDGGFGGDCVMHMFCAICALVQEGQEVEGSAPQEAAMARE